In the genome of Massilia sp. UMI-21, the window TCGTGTTGATGGAGCGCCAGATGGAGTTCGAGACCAAGCGCCAGATCCGCCGGGCCTACATCCTGAAGGAGCGCTTCAACGTCATCGACGGGAGCGAGTTCGTCAACCCGACCTTCCGCGACTTCCTGCCGCACATCGAGCTGCTGAACCTGGGCGGCGCGCAGCTGGGCGTCGACACCAGCCGCAACAGCGACGGGATCATTCCGGAGCTCGGCAGCGCGCACGACTGGAAGTACCGCGAAGAGCAGCGGCAAATCTACCTGGAGAAAATCCAGAACCTGATGACCGAGCACGGAATCTCGGGCCGCTCGCAGGATGGCAAGGAAAAGGTCATCGCCCTGCTGAAGAAGCACTTCCAGACGACGGCCTGGCGTGAAGTCGAGAGCTACAAGCTCGACGAGATAAAGACCGGCTTTGACTCGCTGCACCTGGAGCTCAACGGCGCGCCTTACTTCGAGAAGACCAACGGCGGCGCCGCAGTTCAACTGGACGACGTCCCGCTCTGACCATGAAACGCACGTTCATCCTCGCCCACGACCAGGCTCGCCAGAACGCAATCCAGTGCATCGCCGCGGCGCCGGCCGGCTACTGCGTCACCGTGGCCGAGCCGACCCGCAGCCTGGAGCAGAACGCCCTCATGTGGCCACTGCTGCAGAAGCTAGCCGACCAGGTTGTGTGGTACGGCGTGAAGCTGTCGGCCGACGACTGGAAGGACCTGCTCACCGCATCCCTGCGTAAACAGCGCTCGGCGCCCGGGCTTGACGGTGGCTTCGTCGTGTTCGGCGAGCGCACCAGGACGTACAGCAAGGCCGAGTTTTCGGAGTTGATCGAACTTATTTTTGCCTTCGGTGCTCATCAGGGCGTCGAGTTTGAGAAGAGGGAAGGGGCTGCAGCATGAATACCAAAGGACGCCCATCCGCCGCCGGATATCGCCCAAGCCGCTTCGAGCAGATCGCCGCGCGCGACACCGCAATCGAGACGTATGAAGCACGCCTGCAGGACGGCCCGAAGCCGGTCGGCGACCTGTTCGAAGGCCTGCCAGGCAACCGCGCCACGCTGCGCACCTATCTGACGCACATGCACGTGAACCTGCGCATGATCCGCGTCGTCAGCGAGCCGGGCATCAGGCCGGCGTTGTGGGCCCTGGGCGCCGACCCTGCGCTGCCGTCGCACGACCCGGGCTTGGACGAAATGATCGCTCCGAAGCGCGGCATCCACAAGGCAGTACAGATCGGCATCCCACGAGACCCACTTATCGCGGCCCTGTTCGGCCCCGCAAACCAAGAACACAAGGAGGCAGCATGACCCAAGATCGCCGCATTACCGACAAGCTCCCCGACCAGCCGCTCGACTGGAGCGAATCCGGCTCTGTAAATAAGGCATCGGCAGACCTGACGAGCCTGACCCGCTGGTACATGAGCGACGAAGGCATGCGCCCGACGCGCGAAGGCCCATGGGTGGGCTACAACGACGTCGCCGCCCTTCTCAGCGCAGCACCAGCAGAAGAGGCGAAGCCGGTAGCGTGGCTAGTGACTTACGCAGGCAATAAATCGGGGAACATCTACCGCACGGAACTGGCGGCGCGGGAAATCGCCAAGGGCAACAACGGCAAGTGCCAGCCTGTCTACACCCGTGCCGCCCCTGCTGCACTGCCCGACGCCCGCGCGCTGAAAATGAAGTTCGTTTCGATCATCACCAGCGCTACCAGTTTGGGTGAGCAGCGCGTCTACGACCTGTCGGACGCGTTGGTGGGCGAAGTCCTCAAGTCTGCCGCTCCTACTACCAGCAAGCCCGCCTCAGTGCTGGACCTGCCGAGCGCGATTATGAACATCCCCTGCCGCCGCAAGGATGACTCGTTCCCAAACGAAGCCAGCCGCTTGCTTTACAAGGAAGGTCACCGCGACGCGCGCCATGACGCCGCCGACTTGGCACTGGAGCACGCCGACCAGCTCTCGGCTCTCGCCACCACTATCAGCCAGCCCGACGAGGCACGCGATGCAGCACTGGAGGAAGCGGCTAGCGTCTACATGGTTGGAGGCGTCGCGGCGCGAGAAATTCGCAAGCTAAAACATCAACCATCCGTGACCTTTGAGAGCGTGAAAAATCAAGCGCTCGATGCAGCCGCAAAACTCGTTACAGAAAAAGGAGAGCCGGGAATCGCTCGCGCAGTTCTCGATCTCAAGTCCCAATCTGCCCCTACTGCCGCATCTCCATCACATCCAGACCCGGAGAAGCTGCTGACGATTATCGCGTATGCGTATCAGATCGCAGGCGCGGCTGGTTGCCCTGCTCATATTCTCGATGTGCTGTGCGACCCTGATGCGGCGACCACTGAGCAGATCGAGGCAATGCTTCCGTACGCGCATCCAGTACAGCAGCAGGAGCAGGCCGCGATTGATGTGCTGGCCGAGCGCCGCCGCCAGATCGAAGTCGAAGGCTGGACGCCAGATCACGATGATGAGCACAGCGCGGGTCAAATGGCAGCGGCAGCAGCGTGCTATGCCCTACACACCGAGCCGGTTGGCAACGTGGGCGATTACCTGCGCTTCTGGCCTTGGGATGCAAGTTGGTGGAAGCCGCGTGACCGCCGTAGCAACCTCGTGCGGGCTGGCGCACTCATCCTAGCCGACATTGAACGTCTCGACCGCGCAGCTCTCGCAAAGAAAGGATAAGACATGGACACCAAGAACAATGCAGCAGGAGTGCCGGAAGCAGTGGTGCGCAAGATCGTCACCGGTGCGCGCGAGTTCTATCTCGGACTCTTGTCGAGCAGCTTGAAGGGCGAAGACTTCGATTTGGCGCGCGACGACGGAGCGACCGCCAACGTCTTGAGCGCGATGCAGTACGAACTCACCCGAGCACAGGCCAAGCCAGTAGCGGGAGTGGTGGGCGACGAGCGGGCGATGTTTGAGGCGGCGATGAAGCGTGCCGGCTACCCTGACGACACGTTCAGCGGCTTCTACGCAGAGGGCGAATTCGCATACTACGCCAAGGAAGCGAACTGCATGCTGGACTCGTGGCGCGCAGCTCTTGCCACTCATTCCGGTGCAGAAGTGCCGAGCAAGCCTGATGGATGGGTGGCTGTTGCCGTCGTGAATGGCGAGCACACATCTGTTGCGTTCCGAGATGAAGAGACTGCCCACGCGATGTGTGCTGATGGCGAACCGTTCCCGTTTTGGGTGGTGCCTGCGCGGGCCTGCATCGTAGAGCAAGTGAAGGCCATGCAGAAGCAGATCGAAGGCGAGCGCGACTTGCAAGTCAAATGCGCGCTGATCGACGTGATGGACGAACTACGCGCCACGCTCGCCCAGCACTCCCCCAAGGAAGTGCCGAGCATAGACACGCCCGAGTTCCGCGCGCTGGCGATCCAGTTCTACGCCGGCAAAGCGCGCAACAGCAAATTTGTCTCGTATGAGGATCTTGTCGCTCACATCGACACCGCCCTCAAGTCTGCATCTGCCCCTATCCAGCCCACCAGGGAGGGCGCGTGATGCTCTGGACAGTAGCGCGATTCCCAAGCGGGGAGTGGAGCACGGGCGGCAAGCCGAACGATCCCGACTATGCCGCGTGCGAAGTGTGGCAGGTTGAGGCAAACAGCCGCGATGAAGCCAAAAAGAAAGCGCAGGCAAAGCGCGCATATGAACAATGCAGGAAGAAAGGCGGCGCAGCATGACTAGCACACTGAATAGCGAACTGACCGGACACGCCATGCACGAACTCAAAACCGACCCAGCAGTATTTGCCGCTGTCCTGGCTGGCGCGAAGACCCACGAAATCCGCTTCGATGATCGTGGCTTTGCCGTTGGCGACACGCTGCTGCTGCGCGAAACCACGCACACCGGGGCGGAAATCAAGGCAGGCGCGCCGCTTGAATACACTGGCCGCACCACCACGCGCACGGTCAGCCACATCCAGACCGGCTACGGCCTCGCTGACGGCTGGTGCATTCTGTCGTTCGCCGGGGGCGCAGCACAATCCCCTGCTGCACCGAATGAGCCAGTACAGGCATTGCCAGAACTGCCGGAACTGCCACGCCCAGCCTGCACCTACGCCGATCATAGCTACCCAGCGTTTAGCAAAGCGCAGATGCAGGACTACGCCCGCGCTGCCATTGCATCCTGCTGCGCTCTGCCTGCAAAGGATGATGCGCACGGCCACCGTGAGGACTGGTACCTCATGGCGAACGCGCGACGCATCACCGAGCAGCCCATCCGACTTGTCAGGACTATGACGAACAGGGAATTTGCGTCCGAGCTGTTCGCCACAGGTAGCAACAGCGCGCACAAGATTTGCCTCGACGCTGGAATCAACCCTGACGGCTTCACGGTCGAGCGCGCTGCTCTTGCTGCATCTAATAAGGGAGAGTGGAAATGAGGCTGACGAAGGCGCAGCGCACCGATCTGCGCGCCAAGTTCGGCGGCCGGTGCGCCTACTGCGGCTGCGAGCTTGGTGAGCGGTTCCATGCGGATCACTTCGAGCCCTGCGAACGCAAGTTGAAGTTCGTAAGCGGCAAGGGCTTGATCGCCAGCGGGGAATTCCATCGGCCCGAGAGCAACCGCCTAGACAACTTCATGCCGGCATGCGCTCCATGCAACATCAGCAAGCACAGCATGACGTTGGAAGGTTGGCGCAACTGGCTCGCTGGGCATGTGAATTCGCTGAACCAATACCACCCCATCTACCGGCTCGCCAAGTCGTACGGGCTGATCGTTGAAACCGGCGCCGCTGTGGTCTTCCACTTCGAGCGCGTAGCACAGGAGTCTGCCAATGGATGACCACCAAGAGCGCGAGCTGCGCGCCGAGTTTGAAGCCGAAATCCGCAAACTTGATGCCCCGCGTGACGCACTGGACCGCTGGCCCGATGGGCGTTACTTAGCCGAGGCAATCGAGGATTACTGGACCGGCTTCAAGATGGCTCGCCGTTCTTCTCCCTCAACACAAAGGCAGGGAGAGGGATGGGGACCGATCAAGACCGTGGGCGACATGGTGCGCAACCTGCTGACGCTCGACCAGAGCGCCCCGATCCATGCCGCATTCCATGTGGACTTCGTTGGGGAGCGCCGCTGCCGCACTCGGCCTCTTACCATCAGCCGCGAGCGTGTCATCGACGGCAAGTGGGTAGACAACACGCGCAAAGACGTGCCCTACGAGCATGTCGTGTGGGCCAAGCGCGATGAGCGGCAGGGAGAGGAAGCGCGGGATGCGGCGCGTCTTCAGTTCCTCATGCGCGATATTGACGGGTTCGTCGGCGTCAAGTGGGATAAGCACCAATACGCCATCCATTTTGCGAAACATAGTGGACGCGACGAGCCGACTGAGGAAGACGAATTGCTCGGCTTGCGCATGATGATCGACGCCGCAATGGTTGCTCATCCAGGCAATGCAGCAGAAGGGAGCGCGTAATGGAATCGCTGTTCATCGGCGGCATCGTGTTCGCGATCTTCGGCATCGGCTTCTGGTTCGGGCGTATTTGGGAGCGGTGCGGCAAGGGAGGCCAGGCATGACCCTCAACGGCTGCCACAACAAGCCGCGGCCGGTCGCCGGCGCATGGTCGCCGTGCCGTTCTTGATGACGACCGAGTGCCAATATACGAAGACAACGCCGGATCCGCGATGCGCGGGGTGTGTGCACGAGAATACGGAAGTGATAGGAAAGGAGAAAGGCAATGAGTGAGAAGGAAATCTTGAGCGCGATCCTGCAGAAGCTCAGCGAGAAGGTGATCCCGATCGAGTTCGACCTCTGGGATGCGTCGCACATCGCGGCCTACCTGAAGCGGTCCCATAGCACAGTGCGAGACAAGATTCTATGTTTGCCGAGCTTCCCGAAGCCGATCCGCATCCAGACGGCGAACGGCACCGGGCATCCGCTCTACAAGGCCCGCGAGGTAGTCCGGTGGGCGGAAAGCTTGCAGGCCTGATCAGGAGGCTCGGTCCAAGCCGAGCTTCTTAACGATGTCGAAGTAGGTGCTCAGCCGCGGAATGTAGCCGTTCAGCGGAGGACTCAGGCGACGAATGTAGTAGGCCTCGACCGCCGGCGCGTGAAACTTCGGCACTTCGATGTACGTGTGCGAAGTCCACTCGAACCCATTGCGTTCATGCTGCTCAGCTCGAGCAGCGAAGTTTTGGCTCTGTCCAACGTAGATGCACACGTCGCCGCGGAATAGAAAATAGACCCCGCTCGCCTGCGGCATACTCGAGGCCGTGCGCGCTGCCCGAATTTCATCGTCGCTAAAGTGAAAGCATCGTGCATAATGCTCAAGCCATTTGATGGGAATCTTCTGAGTGCTATTGGCGCAATCCCACTGGAAGTGCCGGTCGACTCCGGCGCTTAATTCCCTGATCGGCTCCCTGTAGCGCTCGCGCTGATAAAGCGCCTCCCAATAGGCCAAATCGGTGGCGGAATTTTCTGGCATTTTTTTGGCAGCTCCCTCTGCAACCTGTTGAATTTGCAGAGTTAACGCTACCGGCTCCGGGCACAAGGTGCATGCCCCCTGCGGCATGTGCCGAAATCAAGGCAGTCATCCCCCTGCTATCCTGCTGTTTCCGCGATGGCTATGTCGGCCCAGGTGTCCAGTGTCGCTGCTTCGTCAGTGCGCCGCCGCGACCACCGCTACCGTGCCCCTGTGCGGATTTGCCGGCGGCGCTTCGCTGCGCGCCGCGATCTCCCGATCCGCCCCCTCGTACACCCGGGTGCTATGGCGCCACCACAGCACGCCGGCCACCACACCGGCGGCGATCGCGACCGGCGGCGAGGCCGACAGCAAGACCGCCGGGTTGTTGACGGCGGCGCCACTCCACAGCGCGCCCGAGGTCTTGATGACCAGCCGTTTCTCGTCTTCCGGCAGCTTGTCGGCGAGTTTCACCAGGCCGATCTTGGCGCCGGTGAGCGCAATCAGCCCGGCCGGCGAGGTCGCGATCAGCGGATTCAGCTCGAGCGCGCCGCTCGAGATTGCCAGGCCGGTGCTGATGCCGTCCGCCATGGCGGCCTGCATCGCGTGCTTGTCGAGTCGCTCGAGCCTGATCTTGCTCCGCTGTTCGGCGCAAGGCTCCGCCCAGCCGGCCAGGTCCGGCGCCGCCGAGGAGGGACCACGGCCGGTCGCGCATCCGACCAGGGCGGGAACGACGAGCAGGACGGTGGCGGCCATCCTGGCGAGGTGACGATACGGTGCAGTGCATTGATTGGGCATGATCCAACTCCTTGCATGACGGTTCGGTCGAGACGCGCTGCCTGGCGTGGCTGATCAATCAGACAAGCTTAGTATTCAGTAAATACCTTTTTGACAAGAATGGCCTGCGCAAGCGCAGCCCAGCGGATGAGCAAACGCAGGGCAGCCGAGCGTGCCGGGCTTCGATCCATGCACTCATCCATTGGTCGTGCCGCCGGTATGGTGTAGCATGCCGAACGGCGGCGTACCCCCTTCCCGCCGTAGCATGAGGACAAGAATTGAACATCACTATCAATGACGAACTGCGCGCCTTCGTCGACCCACTGACCGACATCGAATACGCCGCGCTCGAGCGCAGCCTGCTGGCCGAGGGCTGCCGCGACGCGCTGGTGCTGTGGCGCGACACCCTGATCGACGGCCATAACCGCTACGAGATCTGCCAGAAGCACGGGATTCCTTTCCGTACCGTGCACAACAACAACTTCGCGTCGATCGACGACGTGATGCTGTGGATGATCGACAACCACCTGGCGCGCCGCAGCGTGTCGGACTTCCAGCGCGGCGTGCTGGCGCTCAAGAAGAAAGAGATCGTCACCGCCCGCATGGCCGAGGCGCTGGCATCGGCGCCGCCCGAGCCGGAAGCCGACGACCTCGATTCGCGCCCGCCGCCGCCCTGGAACACCCGCGAAGACGTGGCCAAGGCCGCGCGCGTGTCGGCCAATACCATCAGCCAGATCGAACGCATCCAGAAGGCCGCCACGCCCGAGCTGCGCGAGGCGGTGCGCACCGGCGCGATCTCGATCAATGCGGCCGCCAACGTGGCCCAGCTGCCGGAAGAGGTACAGAAGGCCGCTGTCGCCGGCGGACGCAAGGAATTGCAGCAGGCCGCGCGCCAGGTGCGCGAGCAGAAGATGGCCACCCGCCCGAAGAAAGAGACGGTCGCGGGCGACCCGGCCGACGAGCTGGCGGCGGCGCGCGCCGAGATCGCCTCGCTGAAGGACCGCGTGGCGACCTTGTTGACCGAGAACGAAGTGCTCAAGCAGCGCCTGGTCCACGCCGGCGTCACCCAGTAAGCACGATCAACAGCTACCCAAGTACCAGCACAAGGAGACATCGCATGACGAGCACCCGCATCCTCCTGCCGGCCTTCCTGGCCTGCGCTCTCGGCGCCGCACCGGCCATCGCCGCACCGGCGCCGCCGGCGCAGGCGCAGGCTGACCGGCAGGCCCCGGCCGCGTCCGACCTGGCGCGCTGGAAGAAGACGGCGCAGCGGGTGACGATCATGCGCGACAAGTGGGGCATCCCGCACGTGTTCGGCAAGAGCGACGCCGATGCCGTGTTCGGCCTGCTGTACGCGCAGGCCGAGGACGACTTCAACCGGGTCGAGCTCAACTACATCAATGCGATGGGCCGCCTGGCCGAGGTCGAGGGCGAGCAGGAACTCTGGCGCGACCTGCGCATGAAGATGTACATCCAGCCTTCCGACATGCAGGCCAAGTACGCCGCCAGCCCGGCCTGGCTGAAAGCGCTGATGGTCGGCTTTGCCGACGGCCTGAACTACTACCTGCATACCCACCCGGAAGTGAAGCCGAAGCTGATCACCCGTTTCGAGCCCTGGATGGCGCTGAGCTTCAGCGAGGGCAGCATCGGCGGCGATATCGAATCGATCGACCTGAAGGACCTGGCGCGCTTCTACGGCAAGCGCCCCCAGGCAACGATGGCAGACAAGGTGGCGGCCCTGGACAAGGGTTTCGATGCCGAGCCGCGCGGCTCGAACGGCTTCGCAATCGCGCCCAGGCTGTCGCGTTCCGGGAATGCGCTGCTGCTGATTAACCCGCACACCTCGTTCTACTTCCGGCCCGAAGTGCACATGGTCAGCGAGCAGGGCCTGAATGCCTACGGCGCCGTGACCTGGGGCCAGTTCTTCATCTACCAGGGTTTCAACGACAAGGCCGGCTGGATGCATACCTCGGGCGGCGGCGACGTCATCGACGAATACCTCGAGACCGTGGTCGAGCGGGACGGCAAATTCTTCTACCGGTACGGCGATGGCTTGCGGCCGATGCGGGCAAGGCCGATCACGCTGCCCTACAAGACCCCGTCCGGCGCCATGGCCAGCCGCACGGTCACGGCCTACTTCACCCACCACGGCCCGGTGGTGCGCGAGCAGGGCGGCAAGTGGGTGGCCGTGAAGATGATGGACGAGCCGCTCAAGGCGCTTACGCAGTCCTACACCCGCACCAAGGCGCGCGACTACGCCGCCTTCTACAAGGCGATGCAACTGCGCACCAACTCGTCGAACAATACGGTGTATGCCGACGCGCAGGGCAACATCGCCTACTTCCACGGCAACTTCATTCC includes:
- a CDS encoding HNH endonuclease, which gives rise to MRLTKAQRTDLRAKFGGRCAYCGCELGERFHADHFEPCERKLKFVSGKGLIASGEFHRPESNRLDNFMPACAPCNISKHSMTLEGWRNWLAGHVNSLNQYHPIYRLAKSYGLIVETGAAVVFHFERVAQESANG
- a CDS encoding recombination protein NinB, with amino-acid sequence MKRTFILAHDQARQNAIQCIAAAPAGYCVTVAEPTRSLEQNALMWPLLQKLADQVVWYGVKLSADDWKDLLTASLRKQRSAPGLDGGFVVFGERTRTYSKAEFSELIELIFAFGAHQGVEFEKREGAAA
- a CDS encoding DUF3850 domain-containing protein, producing the protein MHELKTDPAVFAAVLAGAKTHEIRFDDRGFAVGDTLLLRETTHTGAEIKAGAPLEYTGRTTTRTVSHIQTGYGLADGWCILSFAGGAAQSPAAPNEPVQALPELPELPRPACTYADHSYPAFSKAQMQDYARAAIASCCALPAKDDAHGHREDWYLMANARRITEQPIRLVRTMTNREFASELFATGSNSAHKICLDAGINPDGFTVERAALAASNKGEWK
- a CDS encoding penicillin acylase family protein, with product MTSTRILLPAFLACALGAAPAIAAPAPPAQAQADRQAPAASDLARWKKTAQRVTIMRDKWGIPHVFGKSDADAVFGLLYAQAEDDFNRVELNYINAMGRLAEVEGEQELWRDLRMKMYIQPSDMQAKYAASPAWLKALMVGFADGLNYYLHTHPEVKPKLITRFEPWMALSFSEGSIGGDIESIDLKDLARFYGKRPQATMADKVAALDKGFDAEPRGSNGFAIAPRLSRSGNALLLINPHTSFYFRPEVHMVSEQGLNAYGAVTWGQFFIYQGFNDKAGWMHTSGGGDVIDEYLETVVERDGKFFYRYGDGLRPMRARPITLPYKTPSGAMASRTVTAYFTHHGPVVREQGGKWVAVKMMDEPLKALTQSYTRTKARDYAAFYKAMQLRTNSSNNTVYADAQGNIAYFHGNFIPKRDPRFDWSRPVDGSTPATEWQGLHAIPDTITLFNPASGYISNTNNWPFSASGASSPKRQDYPAYMWSLPENARGRHAERVLKDARGFTLDSLIAAAYDSYLTAFEPLLPQLLQDYDALAAGDPRKAALAAQVASLRGWDLRSGVDSKPTSLAIYWAQDMVAQHAPRARAQGTPVVDFITGSLNADERLASLQRASSKLDADFGSWQTPWGEINRFQRASGEVEQQYDDGKPSWPVGFASANWGSLASFGMVAKQKTKRIYGDRGNSFVAVVEFGPRVRAKSILAGGNSNNPASKHFADQAEMYSRGEFKDVLFYKEDIEQQLERKYHPGM